In Prunus dulcis chromosome 1, ALMONDv2, whole genome shotgun sequence, the following are encoded in one genomic region:
- the LOC117614771 gene encoding F-box/LRR-repeat protein At3g48880-like has translation MDERRWEDLNIDCMVNILGRVGMESLLLDVPFVCKSWYRASLNPSCWERLIFPDIKSSYSTLFVGIGGKTLRWFHDPKLERFIHQYQIDESHFSTTAFIKFVVNRSNGHATALRLPPCASETDLKYVSDVCGDLKAVGLPGDLVNDKSGVITELIGKWKRLEWLMLGSSYDLVKILSQISIHCKDFWGLRVSNADIFNDEAIAIVNFLPKIKHLILRKAEIDRDALMKLLQGCTELRVLDVSDCIGFSEDDEEILKLASHITNFSCKGSREYDYDDDGFYEDGSFLFDDVVYDGYYSD, from the exons aTGGATGAAAGAAGATGGGAAGACTTAAACATAGACTGTATGGTGAATATTTTGGGAAGAGTTGGTATGGAGTCGCTGCTTTTGGATGTGCCTTTCGTATGCAAGTCGTGGTACAGAGCAAGCCTCAATCCTTCATGCTGGGAACGTCTCATTTTTCCAGACATTAAAAGTAGCTATTCCACTTTGTTTGTGGGTATCGGTGGTAAAACATTACGATGGTTTCATGACCCCAAGCTAGAAAGATTTATCCACCAATATCAAATTGATGAGAGTCATTTCTCGACCACTGCGTTTATTAAGTTTGTCGTCAATCGTAGCAATGGACATGCTACTGCTCTCAGGCTACCTCCATGTGCTTCAGAAACAGACTTGAAATATGTTTCAGATGT GTGTGGTGACCTCAAGGCTGTTGGATTGCCTGGGGATTTAGTTAACGACAAATCAGGTGTAATAACAGAGCTGATTGGTAAGTGGAAACGTTTGGAGTGGTTGATGTTGGGAAGCAGCTATGATTTGGTGAAAATCCTCTCACAGATCAGCATTCACTGCAAAGACTTTTGGGGCTTACGTGTGTCTAATGCTGATATTTTTAATGATGAGGCTATTGCAATTGTCAACTTCCTGCCTAAGATTAAGCATTTGATCTTGAGGAAGGCTGAAATTGATCGGGATGCTCTTATGAAGTTACTGCAAGGTTGCACGGAGCTTCGGGTTCTGGATGTCAGTGATTGTATTGGTTTTAGTGAGGATGATGAGGAAATTTTGAAGCTTGCTTCTCATATTACTAATTTCAGCTGCAAGGGCTCTAGAgagtatgattatgatgatgatggtttCTATGAGGATGGCAGTTTTTTGTTTGACGATGTGGTATATGATGGATATTATTCTGATTAG